Proteins co-encoded in one Parascardovia denticolens DSM 10105 = JCM 12538 genomic window:
- a CDS encoding thiamine diphosphokinase: MDEWLTILVFMTESVDHLLNATDFAGLGPQAEKEGAEHSRCAIFAAGSYYEDPPYLDKSYLIVAADGGLDYISSLGITPHAVIGDDDSLRDPSVCQGLDPDTELITLPSQKDDTDLVAAIKYGWEQGIHQFDIYGALGGQIDHTIASLKAIALVAEAGGIAFLHGDRTIVTAISQATMTFPAGYVSPRRMISLFAHSRTCSDLTIEGLKYELSHAQVDNSHDFGSRNEFLPDRRATISLDQGTLLVTYPSEAPYPTIVTRLAPADTLGPIARTVSDRLNRQAWNSQA; this comes from the coding sequence ATGGACGAATGGCTCACTATACTGGTCTTCATGACCGAATCCGTGGACCATCTTCTCAACGCCACCGACTTCGCCGGCCTGGGGCCGCAAGCGGAAAAGGAGGGGGCCGAGCACAGCCGATGCGCCATCTTCGCCGCCGGCAGCTACTACGAAGATCCCCCCTACCTGGACAAGTCCTACCTGATCGTGGCCGCGGACGGCGGCTTGGATTACATCAGCTCCTTGGGCATCACCCCCCATGCGGTCATCGGGGATGACGACTCCCTGCGGGACCCATCCGTGTGTCAGGGCCTGGATCCGGACACCGAGTTGATCACCCTGCCCAGCCAAAAGGATGACACGGACCTGGTCGCCGCCATCAAATACGGCTGGGAGCAAGGGATCCACCAGTTCGACATCTATGGAGCCTTGGGCGGGCAGATCGACCACACCATCGCCAGCCTGAAAGCAATCGCCCTGGTGGCCGAAGCCGGAGGCATCGCTTTCCTCCACGGGGACAGGACCATCGTGACCGCCATCAGCCAGGCGACCATGACCTTCCCGGCCGGCTATGTGTCCCCCCGCCGGATGATCTCCCTCTTCGCCCACAGCCGCACCTGCTCCGACCTGACCATCGAAGGGCTCAAATACGAACTGAGCCACGCCCAGGTGGACAATTCCCATGATTTCGGTTCCCGCAACGAGTTCCTGCCGGACAGGCGGGCCACGATCAGCCTGGACCAAGGGACCCTCCTGGTCACCTATCCCAGCGAAGCCCCTTACCCCACCATCGTCACCCGCTTGGCCCCGGCTGATACCTTGGGGCCCATCGCCCGTACCGTCTCCGACCGCCTGAACCGGCAAGCCTGGAATTCCCAAGCCTGA
- a CDS encoding Cof-type HAD-IIB family hydrolase, translating into MTVSTPITALFFDIDGTLTSFKTSQVPASTRAAISACREQGIKASLATGRSPHEYEAVKKVLGMEFDGTVCMTGQVAYDERGYQRREPLDQGDVRLLLDYLKTHPETGVHFSELEYGYLNFLSPEAKKLYDSLKDTAPSAVIDDPYERTKTHELYQFSIYLTAERVVEVTGIFHHTRALRWHKDFADFIPADGGKDKGIAALLDSWGLKRENCMVFGDGENDIDMIDYAGIGVAMGNASDLVKSHADYVTSSVDEDGIYRALQHFGVLG; encoded by the coding sequence ATGACTGTCTCCACCCCCATCACCGCCCTTTTCTTCGACATCGACGGGACCCTCACTTCCTTCAAGACCAGCCAGGTGCCGGCTTCCACCCGGGCCGCCATCTCCGCCTGCCGGGAACAGGGGATCAAGGCCTCTTTGGCGACCGGTCGGTCCCCTCATGAATACGAGGCGGTCAAGAAAGTGCTGGGCATGGAATTCGACGGCACCGTCTGCATGACGGGCCAGGTGGCTTACGACGAGCGGGGGTACCAGAGGCGGGAGCCTTTGGATCAAGGGGACGTCCGCCTCCTGCTCGACTACCTCAAGACCCATCCCGAGACTGGGGTCCATTTCTCCGAGCTGGAATACGGTTATCTCAATTTCCTTTCCCCTGAGGCGAAGAAGCTTTATGACAGCTTGAAGGACACGGCCCCTTCAGCGGTCATCGACGACCCTTATGAGCGGACCAAGACGCATGAGCTTTACCAGTTCAGCATCTATCTGACTGCGGAAAGGGTGGTTGAAGTGACCGGAATCTTCCACCATACCCGGGCTCTGCGCTGGCATAAGGATTTCGCCGACTTCATCCCCGCCGACGGAGGGAAGGACAAGGGGATCGCCGCCTTGTTGGATTCCTGGGGGCTTAAGCGGGAGAACTGCATGGTCTTCGGCGACGGCGAGAACGACATCGATATGATCGACTACGCCGGGATTGGGGTGGCCATGGGGAACGCCAGCGACCTGGTGAAATCCCACGCCGACTACGTGACCAGCAGCGTCGATGAGGACGGGATTTATCGGGCCCTCCAACATTTCGGCGTGTTGGGCTGA
- a CDS encoding beta-glucosidase — translation MTIRIKNPDKQAFEEAHEGTVRKLAPECMVLLRNDGTLPLKDPRSIALYGNGARQTIKGGTGSGDVNVRHFVSVEEGLTRAGVAITTTAWLDAYDQVVDQTKRSFYTGIRAEAEKAGINPILATMGKSPLEPDYDIPLEPEGQGGEADVAVYVLARNSGEGSDRRPVRGDIKLTESELRDITALNEEYDKFVLVLNVGGVVDLSELDQVKTILLLGQLGTATGDACADVLLGRSYPSGKLTTTWAPIEDYPSTEGFGDPNNTEYKEGVFVGYRYFDSAGLSPSYPFGYGLGYTSFTVEPAGFSLEGDQVTVEAVVTNTGEALGKDVVQVYLSAPQGSRGIAKPYQTLVDFAKSGELRPGESQTLRISFGLASLASYDQEESAYVVEAGSYLVRMGDSSRSTHVAGVLTVDSDFITEQLHSIGGDCGFEDSVPAGQPIGYPQEEAEIAAAPVVAVPAGAIQPARVEYQAEPQELSAVEPFSWKEVVAGKRSVDAFVASLTEEELTYLCIGSFKESGDLMEVTGNASSTVAGAAGETTHKLEDRDLPVLVMSDGPAGLRLSQKYYLDQEGKAVSLMPSMAGDITYMFTPEERETVLSGGAKSPESTLTYYQYCTAIPIGTELAQAWNDDLVADCGDLVGDEMESYGVHLWLAPAMNIHRSPLCGRDFEYYSEDPLVAGRTAVAITNGVHRHPGCATTIKHFAANNQETNRYFQNNKISERALREIYLKGFEICVKLSHPRTVMTSYNLVNGEHTCNRRDLVTEALRDEWGFDGFVMTDWLVTGGMGPKGDQWPCASAAGDIKAGNDVTMPGIPSDKKDILDALADPQHPYALTKADLQLSAKRVLSMILELTEAAQG, via the coding sequence ATGACCATTCGTATCAAGAATCCGGACAAACAGGCCTTTGAAGAGGCCCATGAGGGGACCGTGCGCAAACTGGCCCCCGAATGCATGGTCCTCTTGCGCAACGACGGGACCCTGCCTTTGAAGGATCCGCGGTCCATCGCCCTTTACGGCAACGGGGCCCGGCAGACCATCAAAGGCGGAACCGGCTCCGGCGACGTGAACGTCCGCCATTTCGTCTCCGTGGAGGAAGGGCTGACCCGGGCGGGGGTCGCCATCACCACCACGGCCTGGCTGGACGCCTACGACCAGGTGGTCGACCAGACCAAGCGGTCCTTCTACACGGGCATCAGGGCCGAGGCGGAAAAGGCCGGGATCAACCCGATCCTGGCCACCATGGGCAAGTCCCCGCTGGAACCCGACTATGACATCCCCCTGGAGCCGGAAGGGCAAGGAGGGGAAGCCGACGTGGCCGTCTACGTCCTGGCCCGCAACTCCGGTGAAGGGTCCGACCGGCGTCCGGTCAGAGGGGACATCAAGCTGACCGAAAGCGAGCTGCGTGACATCACCGCCCTCAACGAGGAATATGACAAGTTCGTGCTCGTCCTCAACGTCGGCGGGGTGGTTGACCTGTCGGAGCTCGACCAGGTCAAGACCATCCTCCTCTTAGGACAGCTGGGAACGGCGACCGGGGACGCCTGCGCCGATGTCTTGCTGGGCCGAAGCTACCCCTCGGGCAAGCTGACCACTACCTGGGCCCCTATCGAGGATTATCCTTCCACCGAAGGCTTCGGGGACCCGAACAACACCGAATACAAGGAGGGCGTCTTCGTCGGCTACCGGTACTTCGATTCGGCCGGCCTGTCTCCTTCCTACCCCTTCGGTTATGGCTTGGGGTACACCTCCTTCACGGTGGAGCCGGCGGGCTTCAGCCTGGAAGGGGACCAGGTGACCGTCGAGGCCGTGGTGACCAACACCGGCGAAGCCCTTGGCAAGGATGTGGTTCAGGTCTACCTGTCCGCTCCGCAGGGGTCCCGCGGAATCGCCAAGCCATACCAGACCCTGGTCGATTTCGCCAAGAGCGGCGAACTGCGGCCGGGGGAGTCCCAGACCCTGCGGATCAGCTTCGGTCTGGCCTCCTTGGCCTCCTATGATCAGGAAGAGTCCGCCTACGTGGTGGAAGCCGGTTCCTACCTGGTCCGGATGGGGGACTCTTCCCGGTCCACCCACGTGGCCGGCGTCCTCACTGTGGATTCCGACTTCATCACCGAACAGCTCCACTCCATCGGAGGAGATTGCGGCTTCGAAGACTCGGTTCCGGCCGGTCAGCCCATCGGCTACCCGCAGGAAGAGGCTGAAATCGCCGCCGCCCCGGTAGTGGCCGTTCCGGCTGGAGCCATCCAACCCGCGAGGGTGGAATACCAGGCGGAGCCGCAGGAGCTGTCTGCAGTCGAGCCATTCTCCTGGAAAGAGGTGGTCGCGGGCAAGAGGAGCGTCGATGCCTTCGTGGCATCCTTGACCGAGGAAGAGCTCACCTACCTCTGCATCGGTTCCTTCAAGGAATCAGGCGACCTGATGGAAGTGACCGGCAACGCCTCCAGCACGGTGGCCGGGGCCGCGGGGGAGACCACGCATAAGCTGGAAGACCGCGACCTGCCTGTCCTGGTCATGTCGGACGGCCCCGCCGGCCTGCGCCTGTCCCAGAAGTACTATTTGGATCAGGAAGGCAAGGCCGTCTCCCTCATGCCTTCCATGGCCGGGGACATCACCTACATGTTCACGCCCGAGGAAAGGGAGACCGTCCTCAGCGGGGGAGCCAAGTCGCCGGAATCGACCTTGACCTACTACCAGTACTGCACGGCCATCCCCATCGGCACGGAGCTGGCCCAGGCCTGGAACGACGACCTGGTCGCCGACTGCGGCGATCTGGTGGGCGATGAGATGGAGTCCTATGGGGTGCACCTGTGGCTGGCTCCGGCCATGAACATCCACCGGTCCCCCCTGTGCGGCCGTGACTTCGAGTACTATTCCGAGGACCCCCTGGTAGCCGGCCGGACCGCCGTCGCCATCACCAACGGGGTTCACCGCCATCCCGGCTGCGCGACCACAATCAAGCATTTCGCCGCCAACAACCAGGAGACCAACCGCTACTTCCAGAACAACAAGATCTCCGAAAGGGCTCTGCGAGAGATCTATCTGAAAGGATTCGAGATCTGCGTCAAGCTCTCCCATCCCCGCACCGTCATGACCTCCTACAACCTGGTCAACGGGGAGCACACCTGCAACCGCCGCGACCTGGTGACCGAGGCCTTAAGGGATGAGTGGGGCTTCGACGGCTTCGTCATGACCGACTGGCTGGTGACCGGCGGGATGGGTCCCAAGGGGGACCAATGGCCGTGCGCTTCCGCCGCCGGGGACATCAAAGCCGGCAACGACGTGACCATGCCCGGCATCCCTTCGGATAAGAAGGACATCCTCGACGCCTTGGCCGACCCGCAGCATCCTTACGCCTTGACCAAGGCCGACCTGCAGCTGTCCGCCAAGCGGGTCCTGTCGATGATCCTGGAGTTGACCGAAGCGGCTCAAGGCTGA
- a CDS encoding amino acid ABC transporter ATP-binding protein has product MSDDMQKDLLASARSAEADERMKDATDTADKTDKIDITDKTDQTTDGKDTTGQGGHAGQSDKKDPTHALVQLRHVEKHYGSLHVLKDINLEVTKGEVLVVLGPSGSGKSTMCRTINRLETIDSGTILIDGEPLPQEGKALAGLRAEVGMVFQQFNLFANKTILDNVTLAPIKVRHMKKQEAQDEAMELLARVGVDSQASKMPSQLSGGQQQRVAIARALAMHPKVMLFDEPTSALDPEMVNEVLDVMTSLANEGMTMICVTHEMGFARKAADRIIFMADGKVLESAKPDDFFEHPQTDRARDFLSKIIEH; this is encoded by the coding sequence ATGTCTGATGATATGCAGAAGGACCTTTTGGCTTCCGCCCGGAGCGCGGAAGCGGATGAGCGGATGAAGGACGCAACGGATACAGCGGATAAAACAGATAAAATCGATATAACCGATAAAACCGATCAAACGACGGACGGGAAAGACACGACCGGTCAAGGTGGCCATGCCGGCCAGTCGGACAAGAAAGACCCCACCCACGCCCTGGTCCAGCTCCGGCATGTGGAGAAGCACTACGGTTCCCTCCACGTGCTCAAGGACATCAACCTGGAAGTGACCAAAGGCGAAGTGCTGGTGGTCCTGGGGCCTTCCGGCTCCGGCAAGTCCACCATGTGCCGCACCATCAACCGTTTGGAGACCATCGACTCCGGCACCATCCTCATCGACGGCGAGCCCCTCCCTCAGGAGGGGAAGGCCTTGGCCGGCCTCAGGGCCGAAGTCGGCATGGTCTTCCAGCAGTTCAATCTTTTCGCCAACAAGACCATTCTGGACAACGTGACCCTGGCCCCCATCAAAGTCAGGCATATGAAGAAGCAAGAGGCTCAGGACGAGGCCATGGAGCTTCTGGCCCGGGTGGGGGTGGATTCCCAGGCCTCCAAGATGCCTTCCCAGCTGTCCGGCGGTCAGCAGCAGCGTGTGGCCATCGCCCGGGCCCTGGCCATGCATCCCAAGGTCATGCTGTTCGATGAGCCGACCTCCGCCTTGGATCCGGAGATGGTCAACGAAGTCCTGGACGTCATGACTTCCTTGGCCAACGAGGGGATGACCATGATCTGCGTGACCCATGAGATGGGCTTCGCCCGCAAGGCGGCAGACCGGATCATCTTCATGGCCGATGGCAAGGTCCTGGAATCGGCCAAGCCGGATGACTTCTTCGAGCATCCGCAGACCGACCGGGCTCGGGACTTCCTCTCCAAGATCATCGAACACTAG
- a CDS encoding glutamate ABC transporter substrate-binding protein: protein MTNMRTKTTAGPGRLLWKICSLILALTTAVGLSACGAVRGKSDHVITIGIKFDQPGLGYKKNGTYSGFDVDVARYIANKLGYKDYEINWVEAPSKQRETMLQNGDVDMILATYSITDDRKKTVDFAGPYLVAGQDLLVRKDNTNIHGPQDLDGKRLCSVTGSTSATVIKQKYSNKVQLMEQPSYAECATALFSGIVDAVTTDDIILAGLSANARGRLKLVGRPFTQEYYGVGIQKNAKSKAFAHKINAAINEMVATGAWQRALSKDTDGSGYRPDARYNPPKAVEE, encoded by the coding sequence ATGACGAACATGAGAACGAAAACGACCGCCGGTCCTGGCCGCCTCCTATGGAAAATCTGCTCCCTGATCCTGGCCTTGACCACCGCGGTCGGCCTGTCGGCCTGCGGGGCCGTTCGGGGGAAAAGCGACCATGTGATCACCATCGGGATCAAATTCGACCAACCCGGCCTGGGCTACAAGAAAAACGGGACCTATTCCGGCTTCGACGTGGACGTGGCCCGGTACATAGCCAACAAACTGGGCTATAAGGACTACGAGATCAATTGGGTGGAAGCCCCCTCCAAGCAGCGCGAGACCATGCTGCAAAACGGGGATGTGGACATGATTCTGGCCACCTATTCCATCACCGACGACCGCAAGAAGACCGTCGATTTCGCCGGCCCTTACCTGGTCGCCGGCCAGGACCTCCTGGTCCGCAAAGATAACACGAACATCCACGGTCCCCAGGATCTCGACGGCAAACGCCTGTGTTCGGTCACCGGTTCCACCTCGGCCACGGTCATCAAGCAGAAGTATTCCAACAAGGTCCAGCTCATGGAACAGCCGTCCTACGCTGAATGCGCCACCGCCCTCTTCTCCGGAATCGTGGATGCGGTGACCACGGATGACATCATCCTGGCGGGCTTGTCCGCCAACGCCCGCGGCCGCCTGAAACTGGTCGGCAGGCCTTTCACCCAGGAATATTATGGGGTGGGCATCCAGAAGAACGCGAAATCCAAGGCTTTCGCCCATAAGATCAACGCGGCCATCAACGAGATGGTCGCCACCGGGGCCTGGCAGCGGGCCCTGTCCAAAGACACGGATGGCTCCGGCTACCGGCCCGACGCCCGGTACAACCCGCCCAAAGCGGTCGAGGAATAG